A single region of the Azospirillum fermentarium genome encodes:
- the cheB gene encoding chemotaxis-specific protein-glutamate methyltransferase CheB, which yields MSTPPRSGLPLAGSPDPLRVLIVDDSAFMRASLRHIVGNTPGFLVVGEAGDGVAAVETVRRLSPDIVTLDIDMPRMNGIEVLREIRPSPGALPAFIMVSAFTTQGAAMTLAALRAGAMDFVPKASEHFQVDLAQVGDLLRAKLAAAATITGRSALPPVPAVAPAPAPPAVPVAARSPAAVPRPAPKLSAPMPVPPLAPVPVKAPAPPAPVAPPPRPRVIDGGPPDIVVVAASTGGPQTLPDLLAPMVPYRAPVVVAQHIPPMFSRSLADTLADLLKVPVVEAADGAELAAGTVYVLPGGHNAEVVRRRPGVLAVKVVDGGGAVYRPNADILFRSAALNARRPVGVVLTGMGNDGCEGARALAQRGCPVLAQDPAAAVIWGMPRAVIDAGLASEVHGAAALGQRLAAMAGKGGGGGLP from the coding sequence ATGAGCACGCCCCCCCGCAGCGGCCTGCCCCTGGCCGGATCGCCCGATCCGCTGCGTGTTCTGATCGTCGATGATTCCGCCTTCATGCGGGCGTCCCTGCGCCACATCGTCGGCAACACCCCCGGTTTCCTGGTGGTGGGGGAGGCGGGCGACGGCGTGGCTGCGGTGGAGACCGTCCGCCGCCTGTCGCCCGATATCGTGACGCTGGACATCGACATGCCGCGGATGAACGGCATCGAGGTGCTGCGGGAGATCCGGCCCAGCCCCGGTGCGCTGCCGGCCTTCATCATGGTCAGCGCCTTCACCACCCAGGGGGCGGCGATGACGCTGGCGGCGCTGCGGGCCGGGGCCATGGATTTCGTGCCCAAGGCGTCGGAGCATTTCCAGGTGGATCTGGCCCAGGTGGGCGACCTGCTGCGGGCCAAGCTGGCGGCGGCGGCCACCATCACCGGGCGCAGCGCCCTGCCGCCGGTGCCCGCGGTGGCGCCGGCACCGGCTCCGCCGGCGGTTCCGGTGGCGGCCCGGTCCCCTGCCGCCGTGCCGCGCCCGGCGCCCAAGCTGTCGGCCCCCATGCCGGTGCCGCCTTTGGCCCCGGTTCCGGTGAAGGCTCCGGCCCCGCCCGCGCCCGTGGCCCCGCCGCCGCGCCCCCGGGTCATCGACGGCGGGCCGCCCGACATCGTGGTGGTGGCGGCGTCCACCGGCGGGCCGCAGACCCTGCCCGACCTGCTGGCCCCCATGGTGCCGTACCGGGCGCCGGTGGTGGTGGCCCAGCACATCCCGCCCATGTTCAGCCGCAGCCTGGCCGACACCCTGGCCGACCTGCTGAAGGTGCCGGTGGTGGAGGCGGCGGACGGCGCCGAACTGGCCGCCGGCACCGTCTATGTCCTGCCCGGCGGCCACAACGCGGAGGTGGTGCGGCGGCGCCCCGGCGTTCTGGCGGTGAAGGTGGTGGACGGCGGCGGTGCGGTCTATCGCCCGAACGCCGACATCCTGTTCCGCTCCGCCGCGCTGAACGCCCGCCGCCCGGTGGGGGTGGTGCTGACCGGCATGGGCAACGACGGCTGCGAAGGGGCGCGGGCGCTGGCCCAGCGCGGCTGCCCGGTTCTGGCGCAGGATCCGGCGGCGGCGGTCATCTGGGGCATGCCGCGGGCGGTGATCGACGCCGGGCTGGCGTCGGAGGTGCACGGCGCCGCCGCCCTTGGCCAGCGTCTGGCCGCCATGGCCGGCAAAGGCGGGGGAGGCGGGCTGCCATGA
- a CDS encoding methyl-accepting chemotaxis protein encodes MFRRISIATRLACAAGLFLVPVGYGVWTGVASLNDRIARSRVELDGAAYLRTIDSVHAALSHGIVTNRPIDGVELAKTLEPLRQRLGAAMGVTELAQELEALLISKERTMVRAETRRTLRQIARHVHARSGILLDPQIAPLALGSIFASQLADLREQVIDLRQRPARSAGTSARPLDVSVYAGRIGAMLNSIADDVATAGGPLGDPALKEPLAEIYKPFADAMETFQAALETEGADPAAMDPALEAADRFSQAVSARFTALLSRRIAAAEQERTSFILVSAALSLVAFLAVVILVRIGVIVPLRQMTGALRQLANGDMTIQVPAARFKDETAELADAMRRFKTALEESRALSQSVVEATLQVSVATDQAASTISRISDGVQAETESVARLRQSFHETQAAMGQVGALTADGRERSRTAAERLSESLADIDAMAGAVRAIAGMSQEINRVTLAIGKLAAHSNILSLNASIEASRAGDHGRGFSVVAVSVGSLAHQTLTLAKEIADLARRTDDHIGHGLRMAAEVERRMREVSDGIGDTDRLAGDIVAEMQRRQEDFARVEAALGELSRISQANAAASAEIATTMNGLASLTDDTRKRAEMTLARGDEAAG; translated from the coding sequence ATGTTTCGCCGGATAAGCATTGCAACGCGGCTTGCCTGCGCCGCCGGGCTGTTCCTGGTGCCGGTGGGGTACGGGGTGTGGACGGGGGTGGCATCGCTGAACGACCGCATCGCCCGGTCGCGGGTGGAATTGGACGGGGCCGCCTATCTGCGGACCATCGATTCCGTCCACGCCGCCCTCAGCCACGGCATCGTCACCAACCGCCCCATCGACGGGGTGGAGCTTGCCAAGACGCTGGAGCCGCTGCGCCAGCGTCTTGGTGCCGCCATGGGCGTCACCGAGCTGGCCCAGGAGCTGGAGGCGCTGCTGATTTCCAAGGAACGCACCATGGTGCGCGCGGAAACCCGCCGCACCCTGCGCCAGATCGCCCGCCACGTCCACGCCCGCAGCGGCATCCTGCTGGACCCGCAGATCGCACCCCTGGCGCTGGGCAGCATCTTCGCGTCCCAGCTTGCCGACCTGCGCGAACAGGTCATCGACCTGCGCCAGCGCCCGGCCCGTTCCGCCGGCACCTCGGCCCGGCCCTTGGACGTGTCGGTCTATGCCGGCCGCATCGGCGCCATGCTGAATTCCATCGCCGACGACGTGGCGACCGCGGGCGGGCCGCTGGGCGACCCGGCGCTGAAGGAACCGCTGGCGGAGATCTACAAGCCCTTCGCCGACGCCATGGAGACGTTTCAGGCCGCCCTGGAGACCGAGGGGGCGGACCCCGCCGCCATGGATCCGGCGCTGGAAGCGGCGGACCGTTTCTCCCAGGCGGTGTCGGCGCGGTTCACCGCGCTGCTTTCCCGGCGCATCGCGGCGGCGGAGCAGGAACGCACCTCCTTCATCCTGGTCAGCGCGGCGCTGTCGCTGGTGGCGTTCCTGGCGGTGGTGATCCTGGTGCGCATCGGCGTGATCGTGCCGTTGCGGCAGATGACGGGGGCGCTGCGCCAGCTTGCCAACGGCGACATGACCATCCAGGTGCCCGCCGCCCGCTTCAAGGACGAGACCGCCGAACTGGCCGACGCCATGCGCCGGTTCAAGACGGCGCTGGAGGAATCGCGCGCCCTGTCGCAAAGCGTGGTGGAGGCGACGCTGCAGGTTTCCGTCGCCACCGATCAGGCGGCCTCCACCATCAGCCGCATTTCCGACGGCGTGCAGGCGGAAACGGAATCCGTGGCCCGGCTGCGCCAGTCGTTCCACGAGACGCAGGCGGCCATGGGGCAGGTGGGGGCGCTGACCGCCGACGGGCGCGAACGGTCCCGTACGGCCGCCGAGCGGCTGTCCGAAAGCCTGGCCGACATCGACGCCATGGCCGGGGCGGTGCGCGCCATCGCCGGCATGAGCCAGGAAATCAACCGCGTGACGCTGGCCATCGGCAAGCTGGCCGCCCATTCCAACATCCTGTCGCTGAACGCGTCCATCGAGGCGTCGCGGGCGGGGGATCACGGGCGGGGATTCTCGGTGGTGGCGGTGTCGGTGGGATCGCTGGCGCACCAGACGCTGACGCTGGCCAAGGAAATCGCCGATCTGGCGCGGCGCACCGATGACCACATCGGCCACGGCCTGCGCATGGCCGCCGAGGTGGAACGGCGGATGCGCGAGGTGTCGGACGGCATCGGCGACACCGACCGTCTGGCCGGCGACATCGTGGCGGAGATGCAGCGCCGCCAGGAGGATTTCGCCCGCGTGGAAGCGGCGCTGGGCGAGCTGTCGCGCATTTCCCAGGCCAACGCCGCGGCCAGTGCGGAAATCGCCACCACCATGAACGGTCTGGCCTCGCTCACCGACGACACCCGCAAGCGCGCGGAAATGACACTCGCCCGCGGAGACGAGGCGGCGGGGTAG
- a CDS encoding chemotaxis protein CheW has translation MTAGSSLVPSGAALGPATVGGPDFSGSVLAFERNGLLFCCPAADLREIVEAPALTDPLGAPPLVAGVLLHGGVFVPVVDPAAIFDHAPRGDGDVLLIQRQDGGSGLGGGLGRVAGVLADTILGFRRPASVSPAPWVPPGRLCRAAAALEPEGRAFLLAADGLDDVPTAMAATAPATAAGAGATGPAAPAAVRDGSPLSLVYTIGGRPYASSYRDVRRILYRQTMVRIPGGTAPLRHAVEMSGAIVPVVDLATPPADGGQWHFVVLNSPLGPLALRVDTIERPLPLRRDEADPGWFPAPGVEGVGRMEDQAIALVTGPALLRDLIGAEVP, from the coding sequence ATGACCGCCGGCTCATCCCTTGTCCCGTCCGGTGCCGCCCTTGGCCCGGCCACCGTCGGCGGCCCGGATTTCTCCGGGTCGGTGCTGGCGTTCGAGCGCAACGGGCTGTTGTTCTGCTGCCCTGCCGCCGATCTGCGGGAAATCGTGGAGGCTCCGGCGCTGACCGATCCGCTGGGGGCGCCGCCGCTGGTGGCGGGGGTGCTTCTGCACGGCGGGGTGTTCGTGCCGGTGGTCGATCCGGCGGCCATCTTCGACCACGCGCCGCGCGGCGACGGCGACGTGCTGCTGATCCAGCGCCAGGACGGGGGCAGCGGCCTGGGGGGCGGGCTGGGCCGTGTGGCGGGGGTTCTGGCCGACACCATCCTGGGGTTCCGCCGCCCCGCCAGCGTTTCCCCCGCCCCATGGGTGCCGCCGGGCCGGCTGTGCCGCGCCGCCGCCGCGCTGGAGCCGGAAGGGCGGGCGTTCCTGCTGGCGGCGGACGGGTTGGATGACGTGCCCACCGCCATGGCCGCCACCGCGCCGGCAACCGCCGCCGGAGCCGGGGCCACCGGACCGGCGGCTCCGGCGGCGGTGCGGGACGGTTCGCCGCTGTCTCTGGTCTACACCATCGGCGGGCGGCCCTATGCGTCGTCGTACCGCGACGTGCGGCGCATCCTGTACCGTCAGACCATGGTGCGCATCCCCGGCGGTACGGCGCCGCTGCGCCACGCGGTGGAAATGAGCGGGGCCATCGTGCCGGTGGTGGATCTGGCCACCCCGCCCGCCGACGGCGGGCAATGGCATTTCGTGGTGCTGAACTCTCCCCTGGGGCCGCTGGCGCTGCGGGTGGACACCATCGAGCGGCCCCTGCCCCTGCGGCGGGACGAGGCCGATCCCGGCTGGTTTCCCGCCCCCGGCGTCGAGGGGGTGGGGCGGATGGAGGATCAGGCGATCGCGCTGGTCACCGGCCCGGCGCTGCTGCGTGACCTGATCGGCGCGGAGGTTCCATGA
- a CDS encoding response regulator, translating into MTDRPSGDGPSTNDPGAHAPPLPGVLPGVLIVDDSSMMRALLTRLVGEDGGFRVAGTAADGRQAIDQARALQPDVCLLDLEMPVLGGLAALPAIRAVSRAAVIVVSSAAELGSAERRAVLMAGADAVVAKPSGAISPDLVRTRGQAILTAMCAVLSPPLPDDLDSGLTVGDEIYGEDDGAPAPGGGDDGGPSLEDLLRGAPAAGEGP; encoded by the coding sequence ATGACTGACCGCCCATCCGGCGACGGCCCGTCCACCAATGATCCCGGCGCACACGCGCCCCCGCTGCCGGGGGTGCTGCCGGGGGTGCTGATCGTGGACGACTCGTCCATGATGCGGGCGCTGCTGACGCGGCTGGTGGGGGAGGACGGGGGCTTTCGCGTGGCCGGCACCGCCGCCGACGGGCGGCAGGCCATCGATCAGGCCCGCGCGCTGCAGCCCGACGTCTGCCTGCTGGATCTGGAAATGCCGGTGCTGGGCGGGCTGGCGGCGCTGCCGGCCATCCGTGCGGTGTCGCGGGCGGCGGTCATCGTGGTGTCGTCGGCGGCGGAACTGGGGTCGGCGGAACGGCGGGCGGTTCTGATGGCCGGGGCCGACGCGGTGGTCGCCAAACCGTCGGGCGCCATCAGCCCCGATCTGGTCCGCACCCGCGGGCAGGCGATCCTGACCGCCATGTGCGCGGTGCTGTCCCCGCCGCTGCCCGACGATCTGGACAGCGGCCTGACCGTGGGCGATGAAATCTATGGGGAGGATGACGGCGCCCCAGCGCCCGGGGGCGGGGATGACGGCGGCCCCAGCCTGGAAGACCTGCTGCGCGGCGCCCCGGCGGCGGGGGAGGGGCCATGA
- a CDS encoding type II toxin-antitoxin system VapB family antitoxin produces the protein MRITLALDDRMLAKAQALTGLTDTSVLVGEALKALVERESAKRLARLGGSEPFLEAVPPRRPDAEESRSPHPASLSAAGSKV, from the coding sequence ATGCGGATAACGCTTGCACTCGATGATCGGATGCTTGCCAAGGCACAGGCGTTGACCGGCCTTACAGACACGTCCGTGCTGGTGGGGGAAGCGCTGAAGGCCCTTGTCGAGCGCGAAAGCGCCAAGCGGCTCGCCCGGTTGGGTGGTAGCGAGCCTTTTCTGGAAGCGGTTCCCCCACGGCGCCCGGACGCGGAGGAAAGCCGTTCCCCTCACCCCGCGTCCTTGTCCGCCGCCGGATCGAAGGTGTAG
- a CDS encoding chemotaxis protein CheA yields MNGFTATGHEGGDQGLDDPFDEFWALFAVELDEYLTAVETILAASPVDTGRVDELFRAFHSVKGGSAALALRCIETVAHAAEDVLHLVRAGRRTLTPDLVSALLEAVDEMRRLQDTAMATRQDQPVNEAVVRRLKAHLADPAADVPSVTPAVPPGTSPLPPPAPPPAVEPPAPASAVSVLDIGAEEVLAIQDAVLGLIGVIDGDVTDAAAVLEDAAAQAGLDGVVVAARRLAAGDGDPRWRWLDLITRLRGAEMGSGGALGVFALTAALEFPFAELLLEHAGTLKSRPGDPAGWLHAARLLAGMELDTAAELAEFVAARRLLGEDAGPVDEVADIFALIGIALTSGMDMPFDEITALRDQCFAGAGIGVAGGGALPLTLTDMARPWPPDVLERLGSVIAAGQGVVLILLDLERDTHAVDMVTETVFARTALHNRSRLDLGAGLFEYLVVLDAGETALSLARHLAGADPDRRCLRSLRPAGPGGAAGPEQVEGAEHDAPGPSLADIAAGAAAPSAAMAPVAVPSVPIAPVPITPVPAEPVPAAPSAPAAGTAPRAADAVVRVPSVAIDSFMDQIGELRLGLTALGLLLDGKAAGPGGGRQGAGRMVQDTMRRLDRTVRSLYDGALSLRVVPIGTLFSRLMRPIRDTAVAVGKEVTLVTAGEDVRIDKAMIEMLVDPLTHIVRNSVDHGIEHPDRRAAAGKPREGTIRIRARQGTSHAVIEVEDDGAGIDTARVRDKAVAKGLIPAAEAAGLSEDEATRLILLPGFSTRDEVTATSGRGVGMDIVVNAIKKLGGHLTIASRPGAGTRMVIEFPVSAAMQRVVAITLRGQTVAVQERVVREVVEVPASHLQPVGRRMALSLRGRFLPVVDCAALLGLGEPAPLDGGKVLVAVVDTGETELGLRIESQPVRREVFFKQMHPLIERNPLISGTAVIGTGGIMFALDTQALIALAVEQGVVERGAGDRLGGEEGERPCFAG; encoded by the coding sequence ATGAACGGATTCACCGCCACGGGCCATGAGGGGGGAGACCAGGGGCTGGACGATCCCTTCGACGAGTTCTGGGCCCTGTTCGCCGTCGAACTGGACGAATACCTGACCGCGGTGGAAACCATCCTCGCGGCCTCCCCGGTGGACACCGGGCGGGTGGATGAGCTGTTCCGCGCCTTCCACTCGGTCAAGGGCGGGTCGGCGGCGCTGGCCCTGCGCTGCATCGAAACCGTGGCCCACGCGGCGGAGGACGTGCTGCATCTGGTGCGCGCCGGCCGCCGCACCCTGACGCCCGATCTGGTCAGCGCGCTGCTGGAGGCGGTGGACGAGATGCGGCGGCTGCAGGACACCGCCATGGCCACCCGCCAGGACCAGCCGGTGAACGAGGCGGTGGTCCGCCGGTTGAAGGCGCATCTGGCCGATCCGGCGGCGGACGTTCCGTCCGTAACGCCGGCTGTTCCCCCCGGAACATCCCCCCTGCCGCCCCCGGCTCCGCCCCCGGCGGTGGAGCCGCCGGCTCCCGCATCCGCCGTGTCGGTGCTGGACATCGGCGCCGAGGAGGTGCTGGCGATTCAGGATGCGGTGCTGGGGCTGATCGGCGTCATCGACGGCGACGTTACCGACGCCGCCGCGGTGCTGGAGGATGCGGCGGCCCAGGCTGGGCTTGACGGGGTGGTGGTGGCGGCCCGCCGGCTGGCGGCGGGGGACGGCGATCCCCGCTGGCGCTGGCTGGACCTGATCACCCGCCTGCGCGGGGCGGAGATGGGAAGCGGCGGGGCGCTGGGGGTGTTCGCGCTGACGGCGGCGCTGGAGTTCCCCTTTGCCGAGTTGCTGCTGGAGCACGCCGGCACCTTGAAATCGCGGCCCGGCGACCCGGCGGGGTGGCTGCACGCCGCCCGCCTGCTGGCGGGGATGGAACTGGACACCGCCGCCGAACTGGCCGAGTTCGTGGCCGCCCGCCGCCTGCTGGGCGAGGATGCCGGGCCGGTGGACGAGGTGGCGGACATCTTCGCCCTGATCGGCATTGCGCTTACGTCGGGCATGGACATGCCGTTCGACGAGATCACGGCGCTGCGCGACCAGTGCTTTGCCGGGGCCGGCATCGGGGTGGCCGGTGGCGGGGCGCTGCCGCTGACCCTCACGGACATGGCCCGCCCCTGGCCGCCGGACGTGCTGGAGCGGCTGGGGTCCGTCATCGCCGCCGGACAGGGCGTGGTGTTGATCCTGCTGGATCTGGAACGCGACACCCACGCGGTGGACATGGTGACGGAAACCGTGTTCGCCCGTACGGCCCTCCACAACCGCTCGCGCCTGGATCTCGGCGCCGGGCTGTTCGAGTATCTGGTTGTGCTGGATGCGGGGGAAACCGCCCTGTCCCTGGCCCGTCATCTGGCCGGGGCCGACCCGGACCGCCGCTGCCTGCGCTCCCTGCGTCCCGCCGGACCGGGCGGGGCGGCGGGGCCGGAACAGGTGGAGGGGGCCGAGCATGACGCACCGGGGCCGTCCCTGGCCGACATCGCCGCCGGGGCGGCGGCGCCCTCCGCCGCCATGGCGCCGGTTGCCGTCCCGTCCGTTCCCATAGCGCCCGTTCCCATCACGCCCGTGCCGGCGGAACCCGTGCCTGCCGCCCCGTCCGCCCCGGCGGCGGGCACGGCCCCGCGCGCTGCGGACGCGGTGGTGCGGGTGCCCAGTGTGGCCATCGATTCCTTCATGGACCAGATCGGCGAACTGCGGCTGGGGCTGACGGCGCTGGGCCTGCTGCTGGATGGCAAGGCCGCGGGGCCGGGCGGCGGGCGGCAGGGCGCCGGGCGGATGGTGCAGGACACCATGCGGCGGCTGGACCGCACGGTGCGCTCGCTCTACGACGGTGCGCTGTCGCTGCGGGTGGTGCCCATCGGCACGCTGTTCAGCCGGCTGATGCGCCCGATCCGCGACACCGCCGTGGCCGTGGGCAAGGAGGTGACGCTGGTCACCGCCGGCGAGGATGTGCGCATCGACAAGGCGATGATCGAGATGCTGGTCGATCCCTTGACCCACATCGTGCGCAACAGCGTGGACCACGGCATCGAGCACCCGGACCGCCGCGCCGCCGCCGGCAAACCGCGGGAAGGCACCATCCGCATCCGCGCCCGTCAGGGCACCAGCCATGCGGTGATCGAGGTGGAGGACGACGGGGCCGGCATCGACACCGCCCGCGTGCGGGACAAGGCGGTGGCCAAGGGGTTGATCCCCGCCGCGGAAGCCGCCGGGCTGAGCGAGGACGAGGCCACGCGGCTGATCCTGCTGCCCGGCTTCTCCACCCGCGACGAGGTGACCGCCACCTCGGGCCGCGGGGTGGGCATGGACATCGTGGTCAACGCCATCAAGAAGCTGGGCGGCCATCTGACCATCGCCAGCCGGCCCGGTGCCGGCACGCGCATGGTGATCGAATTCCCGGTGTCGGCGGCCATGCAGCGGGTGGTCGCCATCACGCTGCGCGGCCAGACGGTGGCGGTGCAGGAACGGGTGGTGCGCGAGGTGGTGGAGGTGCCGGCCAGCCATCTGCAGCCGGTGGGCCGGCGCATGGCGCTGTCGCTGCGCGGGCGGTTCCTGCCGGTGGTGGATTGCGCCGCGCTGCTGGGGCTGGGGGAACCGGCGCCGCTGGACGGGGGCAAGGTTCTGGTGGCGGTGGTGGACACCGGCGAAACCGAACTGGGCCTGCGCATCGAAAGCCAGCCGGTGCGGCGCGAGGTGTTCTTCAAGCAGATGCACCCGCTGATCGAACGCAACCCGCTGATTTCCGGCACCGCGGTGATCGGCACCGGGGGGATCATGTTCGCGCTCGACACCCAGGCGCTGATCGCCCTGGCGGTGGAGCAGGGGGTGGTCGAGCGGGGGGCCGGGGACCGGCTGGGCGGGGAAGAGGGGGAGCGGCCATGTTTCGCCGGATAA
- a CDS encoding methyl-accepting chemotaxis protein, with protein sequence MNVFGSVPIIGKVFVILAVLAAALAVGLTRMNGIQDTAEAELSTVINGDSVALVWMTRSRVTANAVGRLAAEALIESSGFRARQTLVRLREKTGVFLDQLAESERLARDAGDDYKVLRQAFDRMTRRLEALVAARLEQPDGTLNDSVRESGRTVAAAVEEFDGLLASRIDEAMARGQQRGRAAFDNARAAAVQVTAAVAGSLALVFVLAFAYLRASVVRPLGRLIATAKALLAGDLNHPVEGARRSDEIGQVAQVCELLKTTLRNADALSRRAVAAAEQVAAATGQAAAAAEQVSGGSQRQVQSVETISSSVTRTSSIIGTIASVSLSAKDRSREAATRLATGLGQIEAMTAAVQEIAVTAARINSITQSIGELATRSNILSLNAAIEAARAGEHGRGFSVVAEEVGNLAQQTADLAQEIALLAADSGERIQNGVTIATDVGAVMQRVSSAITETDSLSEDIARSMEEQGGVLRQIEQSLQRLIEISNANAAASEEIAVTMVEVTRLADTTRREAEAVRLGKNGADSGHAPAFDAVAGAAV encoded by the coding sequence ATGAACGTGTTCGGTTCCGTGCCCATCATCGGCAAGGTTTTCGTGATCCTGGCCGTTCTGGCCGCGGCCCTGGCCGTCGGCCTGACCCGCATGAACGGCATCCAGGACACGGCGGAGGCGGAACTGAGCACCGTCATCAACGGCGATTCGGTGGCGCTCGTCTGGATGACGCGCTCGCGCGTCACCGCCAACGCCGTGGGCCGGCTGGCCGCCGAGGCGCTGATCGAATCCAGCGGTTTCCGCGCCCGCCAGACCCTGGTCCGGCTGCGCGAAAAGACCGGGGTCTTCCTGGACCAGCTCGCCGAATCCGAACGGCTGGCCCGCGATGCCGGCGACGATTACAAGGTGCTGCGCCAGGCGTTCGACCGCATGACCCGCCGGCTGGAGGCTCTGGTCGCCGCCCGGCTGGAGCAGCCCGACGGCACGCTCAACGACAGCGTGCGCGAAAGCGGGCGCACCGTCGCCGCGGCGGTCGAGGAGTTCGACGGCCTGCTGGCGTCCCGCATCGACGAGGCCATGGCCCGCGGGCAGCAGCGGGGCCGGGCCGCCTTCGACAACGCCCGCGCCGCGGCGGTGCAGGTGACGGCGGCGGTGGCGGGGTCGCTGGCGCTGGTGTTCGTGCTGGCCTTCGCCTATCTGCGCGCCAGCGTGGTGCGCCCGCTGGGCCGGCTGATCGCCACGGCCAAGGCGCTCCTGGCCGGTGACCTGAACCACCCGGTGGAGGGGGCGCGCCGGTCGGACGAGATCGGGCAGGTGGCGCAGGTCTGCGAATTGCTGAAGACCACGCTGCGCAACGCCGACGCGCTGTCCCGCCGTGCCGTGGCCGCCGCCGAACAGGTGGCCGCCGCCACGGGGCAGGCGGCGGCGGCGGCCGAACAGGTGTCGGGCGGGTCGCAGCGTCAGGTGCAGTCGGTGGAAACCATCTCGTCCAGCGTCACCCGCACCTCGTCCATCATCGGCACCATCGCATCGGTCAGCCTGTCGGCCAAGGACCGCTCGCGCGAGGCGGCGACCCGGCTGGCCACCGGTCTCGGCCAGATCGAGGCGATGACCGCCGCGGTGCAGGAAATCGCCGTCACCGCCGCCCGCATCAACAGCATCACCCAGAGCATCGGCGAACTGGCCACCCGCTCCAACATCCTGTCCCTGAACGCCGCCATCGAGGCGGCGCGGGCCGGCGAGCATGGCCGCGGTTTCTCGGTGGTGGCGGAGGAGGTGGGCAATCTGGCCCAGCAGACCGCCGATCTGGCCCAGGAAATCGCCCTGCTGGCCGCCGACAGCGGCGAGCGTATCCAGAACGGCGTCACCATCGCGACCGACGTCGGTGCGGTGATGCAGCGGGTGAGCAGCGCCATCACCGAAACCGACAGCCTGTCCGAAGACATCGCCCGGTCCATGGAGGAGCAGGGCGGGGTGCTGCGCCAGATCGAACAGAGCCTGCAGCGGCTGATCGAGATCTCCAACGCCAACGCCGCGGCCAGCGAGGAGATCGCCGTGACCATGGTCGAAGTGACCCGGCTGGCCGACACCACCCGGCGGGAGGCGGAGGCCGTACGGCTCGGCAAGAACGGGGCCGACAGCGGCCATGCCCCGGCGTTCGATGCCGTTGCCGGCGCCGCTGTCTGA
- a CDS encoding response regulator, which translates to MPKADQVRVLCVDDQDSMLKIHRYAFAQLGIRKVDVATSAVAAADLILSTDYDLVTLDWNMPGTDGLTLFKALRKNPKTAKLPIIMVTGNAEESSVKTAIAAGVRLFLRKPVAVRDLKVRVEAAIGKLT; encoded by the coding sequence ATGCCCAAGGCCGATCAGGTGCGCGTTCTGTGTGTGGACGATCAGGACAGTATGCTGAAGATCCACCGCTATGCCTTTGCCCAGCTCGGCATCCGCAAGGTCGATGTGGCCACCTCGGCGGTCGCCGCGGCGGATCTCATCCTGTCCACCGACTATGATCTCGTCACGCTGGACTGGAACATGCCCGGCACCGACGGGCTGACCCTGTTCAAGGCATTGCGCAAGAACCCCAAAACCGCCAAGCTTCCCATCATCATGGTCACCGGAAACGCCGAGGAAAGCTCGGTCAAGACGGCGATTGCCGCCGGGGTCCGGCTGTTCCTGCGCAAACCCGTCGCGGTCCGCGATCTCAAGGTCCGCGTCGAGGCGGCCATCGGCAAACTCACCTGA